AGCGACGACCTGCCGACGCACAGAATCCGGGCAGGTGCCGCAGTTACCGAGCGACCGGGCGGCGGTCACGTGTTCGTCCGCTCGAGGTGGTTGTTTGCGCCTCTCGCGCTGTCCTCGGTCTCGCCAACATGCGCGTCTCTGCCAGCTGGCGTGGACGCGTCGCTCTTACTCGGTCGAGCCTTTGTTTAGACGCGGAGGTGAGAGAGCACGTTTTAAGGGGTGGAGTgctctttgttttgttaagtTATGTAACGGTGTGTTGTTGTCGGGCTGCGGCATAAGCGGAACTGTTATAGCAGAAGATGTTTCCCCCCATGATCCATGTGTCTCGCTCATTCTTCTATCCTAATTGAGTTGAAATTAGTTTGTTATATTAAATAACATTGATGTATTAAAAGATATTGTTAGAAGAGGTCTGTTTTATAGCATGTTGACTGTGGCGGATTGGTGTAAAATGTTCTAAATGATGTCATACATATTTCCAtacatataacatatataagGAATACATATTTCCTCAAACTTCCCaggttgatttaatgcaaaaccacCGGAATGCGAAAGCTTGGGGCAAAACCAATGTTGCCCCAAGCTGAGGCTCAACTAAATGACactgattggctaaattgtaggtcatacatttttttatttaaccagcAATTGGTTCAAATTCTTTTTAGACACACCCTCTGCAGCAATCTTGCCATAGCTATGGATAAACacagaggacccccccccaaaaaaaatgaattaaagtaACTGAACTTGAGAGATATCAAATAGACCAAACTTGGTCTATCGGCTACATGACCATGCgtgttttatattatttttatttgaccttAGTTTAACTTGTTTATTTTTAGGGTGATTGTTTAACTCTCTGTTGGAAAGTTGCAGCTGAAACTATTTTGTCCTGTGCTGTTTAGAAGATTCCTTGAGCTGATATAATGGTAATATCTCCGTTTCACAGTCCCTTAAATGACCAATTATCATTTACCACAACATGATAATAGTTGGAATGTCTTTAATCTTCCTCGGGTCTGAATTGACCTCCTAAAGAGACAACCTATGAGAAGCAGTTTGAATACAGGACCTGCAGTTATCGCCATCTACTGTTTATTTCTGGGAAAGTCTTTCGCTGACTGTCAATTagaaacacgcgcacacacaagatAAGACGATCTCACCGAAAGCTGTGTGCTTATTTTTCACACCAAGATTCCAAATAAATCatctttcattttgattttttttttttttttacttcattaaTTCGATAGAGGTGTTTTTGTGCGCCTTAGGGATGTTTCATAAAGGCACAGAGGACCAATTCACTCGATCGGCACCAATCAACAAATCAATCTGCAGTGTAAATAATAGTAAAACATACAAAAGACAAAGCATATTTTACTTGATTGTATCCGTACCCCCGTCTTGGTCTGGTCCTTATGGTCCTCACACATTTCTGCAGGCACAATTTGAATGTGTCACTTCCTCTGGCCGAAGAAGACTTGGTGACTTCACAACTTTTTCTGCTGTTGTCACCCTCGTAGATTGGCACACAAGGTCCTTTTAAACAAATGCTGCTGCAAAATTGAATCATCCAAATATCAGGTGATGCCATTGATTACCAACTTTGAATTGTGGTTACGAAATGACACGGATGGTATTATTAAACACATTGACGGGATTGGTTGTCCTGATAATAACTTAATTTATTATGTTTCAATCACGTTACAGTAGATACAGAGATTTTCACAACATCACAGCATACAGGCCATGACAAAAAACGACTGAAAGAAAATACTTAGTCTACTTTACCAACATTGCAACCACATGTATCATGAATGTAGGATCCTCGTAAACCTTTGGTAGCCTACACCGATAaagtacaaaatacattttttttactgacaGGGATTAATATGTCAATATGCTACACAATAACATTTATTGTACAAGGTTTTCGATATTTTAGTGTACTAGGCTATTCAACAGAAGATTGTTTTAAAACACTATTGACTTGGATTTTATCTATTCTGTTCACATTCAATCACTATCACCAAATGCTCAATGTTATATACACTATTTCacaataacagtgttttctgGAAACAAGGTGCCCAAGCCATGGAAGAATTTACACTTTGGCCATTAACTGTGGAGGTGTCAGTCcttctttttcatttgaaattgattaatagatagatagatagatagatagatagatagatagatagatagatagatagatagatagatagatagatagatagatagatagatagatagatagatagatagatagatagatagatagatagatagatagatagatagatagatagatagatagatagatagatagatagatagatagatagatagaaatGCACACgttgttctgttgttttaaCTGTGAGGGTAGAAACTGTAATAACCAATGTCCTTTGTGCAGTTTTTCTCACACTCTCTCGGTGCCAGCAGCTCAGACTTTAACGGGGACACTGTCTCAGAAACCGGCGTGGCAGAAGGTGAGATCCTTCTCCTCTTAGCCTGTTCAAAGATACCAGAATCGCTTGAATCAATTGACTTAATGGAGGACGGCGTCTCTATCCAGCTCGACTCGGACGTCATGTCTTTGGCTTTGCTCTCGTCCGAGCCGACGATCGGCGACCTCTCCGTCGTGATGGAGTCCCCCTCCTCGGCCAGGTAGTTGGTGCCTGCTCTGCCACCGATAGAGTTTGCGGGCCAGCAGGAAAAGACCGAGCTGGATTTGCTGTTGACGCCGCAGTACTGAGGCGGCGTGCGTCCTCCCCAGCCCGACGGGTCCGCGTAATAGCCAAGGGCCCGGTTGGAGCAGCCTGCAGTCGGCAGGGGAAGAGCCTTCACTCCGGCCGCTGCGTAGGACAGCAAGGTGGCCGCGTTGCCGGCGAAATCGGCGGCGTCGTATGCCGAGGCAGCAAAGTCCAGTCGGTTGTTGGCAGGGGTGACAAACCATCGCTGCGGGGGGGTGGCAACAGTGGGCTCGTCGGTTTGCTGCGGGGAGAGCAAGCTGTTGCCGAGTGGGACGCTGCGCTCCGTGCCAGGGCCGGTCCCCACGCCAGGGTGAAAGCGAGATTTGGCATAAGTGCTGACAAATTGGTCCTGCAGGAAAGAGCTAGGCATGGCATATCTCGCACCCGGCACGATCTGTGAACGCGGAGAGTCACCCGGTGATGGAGTTAGGCGGTCGATGTCGCAGCCTGTGTAGACACTGAAAAGACGGGAGAGAGGAAAACCGGGGAGACAATTCAGTGACTGCGACGTGCACTGAAATCAAAGAAATGTACGATACACTCGGCATGTGGGGAAAGGACTTCTGCCAGTTTAGGGAGAATCGCATGGTtgtaaaaatatgtataaaacTATGCAATGCAACCGTTGTCAGAAAAATGTTGCCTCGCttagttgttttactttctgAATTTTACGGGTCAAATATTCGTTATTTTACACTTTTACATTAAGAAAAATGTATCGAACAATCTGAACGAATATTTTGACGGATCGTTTTTCTCATTTGTATCACGTCTGTTCAATTGAAGATGCGTCTCTTTAGCTGTCGTCAATTAAAACGCTTATTTTtcattctcttctccttccctctgaATTGGATCTATCTGTTGAAAACATTTATCAGCAAGATTATACCAGTGCATTAAAGGTTAATAACCCAAAGCCTTACAGCAACATGCCAAAAAACGATATGgcctaaaaagaaaagacttgcAATCGAATGGAAGGGCCAAACCACCGATAATCAAAGAAAACTTACGTGTCGTAATTGTCCCGAAATCCTTTAGCAAACGGATTGTGATCGATTTTCAGTTGCGTAATCTGTGAAAAAATAATGCACGATATCAAAAAAACAGCCCGTGTTTGGCGATAGGCGGACTGCGTCATAAACAGAAATAATTGCCATGTGTATTTTCTTGATTAAATTCAATTCTACGTATTTCTAAtttgttataaaataaataagtaaaaaaaaaaatttgaaaaTTCAGAGAATTGGTTTTATTTGTGAGGATGAGCTCCGATCTGTTCAAATGAACAAAGGAGCCTTCTGCTGTGTTGCGTGGATTCAGAAGTGATCGTACGTCGGTGTTCTGGTAAGCTGTGACGGCGATGAATTGCGTCTCTGTGAAGGTGAAAGTCTGGACTCTTCCTGGCTGGCTGGTGTCCTCTGTCCCGTCCTCGTTTACTTCCACCACATGGAGCCTGGGCTGGTACTTGTGGAGAGACTGCAGAACCACCATCTGGAGATGCAAGCACGTCAGAAACTCGGCATCAAACTTTGGATGGATGGCTAAAGCACAAGGCGTAACCAGTTTTAACTTGAATATGAATTTGTTATCTTAATTTTACCATCGTTGCACATGCTGTTGGGCTGTAGATGATGCCAGCAAGGCAGTAAAACAACGTCCAAATGACAAATAATAGTAAGGCTATTCAGTCGAGATGACAGAAAGGTGACATCGAAAAATGGTCCGATTTATGCCATCTGCTGttacaataaaaatataaacTATATTATGTACTGTTTGTTATTGAATAATTGGTTATTATGTTACATTACCTGTCCTGTGTTGTTGGAGGCACCTTTGTTGTTGGTGAGCTTTAGCTTTCCAAAGGATATTTCTTGACGCATCCAGTGCGCTCCGGTATTGGGCGAATCCGGGTGCATGTAAACCCTATTTCCTAAAAACAATACGTAAAAATACAAAGGTTTAAAACatgagaaatatttttaaataaattcgTTGTCCaaattttaaaacaattaaatgataAACAACATATTCGGGTCAAAATATTACAAACCAAAAAAAGGTTATACTATCGAATTAATCATATCGATTGCAATACATTTAGGAACAAATTAGTTATAGTGTACCTGTCACATTTGTGTCTGCCTTTCCACATGGCACCCACTTTCCTCCTTGAAATCGCCAGTGATTTGGATCAGCAAGTATTACATCCACAAATATATTGTAGTGAGCAGTTGGGTCAAGGCCAGAAATGTTGAAGCTTAAAAATGGGAACATTCGTCTGCGGAAAATAAAGGATGACAAATTCATTAAACGCCTCCGACGactaaaaaaaggcacaaaaatcAGCCGAGATCACCACATGTTTGGCCTTGAGTTCGTTTTCTTTTCATGGTTCTGAAACAGGTATTTGATGTTAACCTACATAAATCTGCAAGTTTACAAAAGAAACGCCCGCATTCGTGCACTTACCGTCCTTGCTTCGTGATGATCATCTCCGTTTGGTGCCTGTGGAACTTCAGCCACAGGGCCCTGTTGCACAAATACACCTGCGCTTTCCCCGGAATCAGTCCCGCTTGTGCCGTGGAGAACTGGTAAAAAGCCCCTCCCTGGTAAGTGTGCCCGTACTGCTGCGCGTACGGGTAGCCCGCCGCCGGGTAGCCTTGCGGGGACGTGTTGGTCAGAAGGCTGTTGTACGCTCCGTTAGTTATGACCGGGTGATGGGCCATGTAGCGGCTGGGACTTCCGATCGAAAAAGCCGGGTGCGCTGGTCCATGCTGGGTCGGGTACGGGAACATGGCACCGGGAGCTGCTGAGACTGACTGTGGCTGGGTAGATGGAGAAAAGATGCACCTTTCTCCTGCAGATCCATCGAAATTATGACGGATGTCAGAGACTCCGAGTAGACCAGGAGAGAGTTTGCCCCTCTGGACGTCCCCCGATGCGTCCTTGGAGTCAGGAAAATCGTCTGCCTCTGACTGATTCGTCATCTCCCTAGAGTTTTTTTTCAGAGGTGAACTTCTCTCCAGGTTGTCACTTGCGGATATAATAGGATGGTCCCGTAGTGAAAGCTCTGATCCGTCGGCGCTGGAAAAGCCACTGCCCACATTCATACATTTCTTGGAGAGATCACTCGCTGGCGAGATGCAATTCTCGACCTGCATAGCTCGATAGGAAGCCACTATTTGCTCAATCTATATCGCAAGCTTTTGCACGCGCCTTTCCTAATCTAGTGCTAAAAAACGCCCTGCTATGACTTGTGGCGAAGGCAGCAAATTAGCCAATTGACACCATCCTGCAATCAGGAAGGATTTTCTTTCCATCACTCTCTCCTCTTTGCTAATGAAACAAGCGCTGCCATTGGTTAACTCAAGGCAGTAATTTAATTAGACACCTCTTAATTAGAAATCGAGGAGCGCTGTGAAcaaagtgatgtttttttttttcatttaaacataTGGACTCAGAGAAGTTTCTCTTAGTgaatatgaaagaaaaatatatgGGGGTTATAAAGATTGGAGGCGGCATTATTTACCTATTTTTCCGCGTTATTTACCTATTTATGCGCTATGAGTGCCAAAGTATGTCTGCCGAAAAAgccaaaatgtattattaacaCGCCAAAAATGACAGTCCATGACAGGCAGTGCATCTGATGCCTTAAAATGTTTGTGGTATAGCGTGAAATCATGGCGTCCCACTGAAGATGTGTTTATGAGTCCCAGTGCTGATGAATATTTAATGGCTTAAAGTTATGAACCAGTGGACTGATAACAGGGAAAATGTATCTCACAGAGAGTGACGGAGTatctttgaaaaatgtatttttagaaaACGCATTTTAGAGGCTAATTAACTTATATTAAGTCTTGGCATAATGAACCAAGAAGGATAtacggaaaaaaaacattttttctatgTACTTAAACATGTTTAAGTACATAGAAAAAAGAGAACATGTGCAACCACAGACATTTCATCATGTTTCAGACCAAAAGTCTTCACTGCAGTGAAACAGTCAGGATGATTTTGACAATTTCGTcataaaacacaatgaaatataGAATAGCTAGAGAGCACACATGTAGCCACTGCCTTAacttacacacaaacataacagACTGATAAAGTGAAGTGCTACGAGACACTGTTATATTACAAGGCCTTTGTTAATTTTTTTGCACTGGATTTATATGGTTCATTGGGTAGAAATGAACAATAATGAAGCTCAATACATCCCTAATGAGCTGGAGGTGCTcaatcaacacatttttttatggAGATTTATTCCATTGCATAACGTCTGTGTGTAtaaaggggggggtggacaaAAAATGAGAAACGTCAATATCGAGTATGCTGCAGTGTAACATCACTGACTGCCACAAAAAAAGCTGACAATTGTCACTCAACTGAATAACTTTTGTTCTAGTTAGACCCTCCTAACTCACAGAGCTAAACGAGACCGAGGAGAGAAGACCAATCAAGGCCTGGTGCATCCACAAGTCCGTATCTCCAAGGAACTGCCTTGGATTTCTGAAGCTAACAAGACGGGTCATTACAGTATAGAGCTATACGGTACAGCTATCTACTCCTGTGAAACATGCAAGCACAGGCTTGTCAGTGCCCACGCAAAAGAGGCCACTCTCTGCTCTCCTCATTACAGGATTATGGTTCACTTCCATCACTGATCTTTAATAAGGAAAGCGGGctcgcttttttttcccctgaacaAACCATTTGTTGAATCACCCGTGCAGCAACTCCATTTCGTTTCCCCAGGTGCTCTGGTGCCTGTTTATCAgactatctctctctctctctctctctctctctctctctctctctctctctctctggctcatcAAGCTAGTGGACATaaccgaggaggaggggggctgttttgttttgcccgGCCAGCCATGTCCCTGCGGGAGATTGCATAGTGTGTTAGGATCTCTCCCCTCTTCCTTGCACCCACCATTGACCAGATGAGGTTAATGCATGGGTCTCTATGAAATTTACTTGTTATCTTTTTACTTCAGAATTCTTGTGTTTTAATAGATttcaatcaacaaaaaaaagcacatcaatATGTCAATGCAGGCAATGTGCCAAAAATAAGATAAATTAAATtgcaacaaacacatttgaaagATATCCTTTGGAATAATCGCTCAATAATCCGgacaatacaaaaatatttaatgataaaaaatacttttccccCTTAAACCAGCTGGAGTTCGCTTGAGCATAAAAGAAAATCCTTCTTTCCTGAAGCCGCTGTATCACCATTTTTTATTGTCGTGCCAAAAGAAGCTGCTTGCCACCTGGGTCTAATCTAATCAATGTGAATGACAAGGGGAGAAAAAGCCTGAAAGTGAGCACTGGCTAAGGGACTTTACCTAATGCCCAGCACTGTCACTTCAATGATGTGATCACAGcacacaaaatgacaacaaaattATAGCAGGCAAGGATATGGGGACATTGTGTGCTACTCCAGTCAGGTGAAATTGCTTTTTCCGACTATGAAATGGCTTGTCTCCTGTCGGATGGGTAAACATTTCCTTGTCAGGCCAGTAATAAGGGATGAGGCACACTGGGCTGAACTAAGAGGATAGAGCCAAGGTTATTTGGGATTCATGACAGGTAGTGGCTTATATTACAGCGGCACTAAAAATTTCATGGGAATGCATTTAAGATGGCCTTTAAGTTATTTATATGTTGTTTGCCAGACGTCACATTGCAATTTCCATCAATAAATCAAAGTGACgtatttcttcctttcttcaaggttctttggttttgaaaaaaaaataaattaaaaaacaagacACAACTTGTATTTACCTTAAGTCTTTAATTAACTAGCATGGCTAATCTAATCTAGTTTTGGTGGGGCTTTGTACTTTGTTGACACAACTATCCCCCCCCCTGGGGTTTATTGCCATCAGTGATCTGCTCTGTCGGAGGGAATCAGGCTGCTCTCTGACAGAAAAGACAGCTGGAGGCCTGTAAAGGGGCGGAGTGGACAGTTGTGGCTTTTAAACCCTTATTAGCAGCGCTCCCTGGACACACCGAGACACACGTCTCGGCAGAAGTGCACTCCTACACCTGCTCATTATTGATGTCCAGACCCGACCTTGATTCCTTACCACAAACCTCACAGCAAATTACCCTCAGGACAGGTGATCGTGATGTTCAGTGGAAATACAAGTGACACGGCTCATGAGCCAATACCTACCTGAGCCTGCACTCTAGAGACTATTCacgcaaaacaaatatttatacatGTGCTTTTTTATCCTGAGTATAGAGCAGTGACAAAACAGACATATGGACGATGTAGGAAAATTATTATTagaatgtattgtttttgttataATAATGTATgattacatacatatatatgaatcTTGACAATGTATCTCTATTTCTGCACTTTTCACTCTTCATTTGTTCTCTTCTCAAATGACAAAACAGAAATGGAAATTCTCCATTAATTCGCATTTATTGTTTGATGATCTCATACCAAATATTATACTTAAATTGTaacatttgctttgtttttgtatcattatttaatatttgttgcagtcgcaaacacaaacacgtgccATTTTCTCTAGAATAAGGCATTGATGTCATTTCTATCTTTTCGTCTTACTGTCAGTTATGGCAATTAACACGTGATAGAATGATAGTATGTGATAATGCATGAGTTATCTACACTGCTAAATTGAGCCAGCCCCCTTCAAAAAATTGAataaggttaaaaaaacaacggaATTTAGAATTTTATGCATAATTATTAATGTGTGAATTTTGTCTGCTACCAATTATGTAAGAAAGTAGCACTTGCGAAATATTGCATTCTTCTGGGTACTACAGACCCTTAGAGAATACCTCCAACTGCCTCGTGCTCTCTGATGTTTATTATGTAGCTAAACAAATGGTGAGGACACAACATTGGAAATCACAAAGTTAGCGGAAGGGCTAATGTCCCTACGAAAACTTCTTTTATCACCTGCTACTGGCCCGTTATCAACTGTTTGGTTCTGTTGCTAGTCCCTTTTAAATTTTAAAGAGCCTGTGTGACCCAGGGAGTGCAGTTGGGGTTTGTGACCATTTTGTTATTTCTGCTGCCATGCACTGTCAGCCGTCTGGAAGTGAGGAACATGGCCACTGTCCCCAGTAAGCCCATGGCATGAAAAATTCACACTAACTCTACTTTTTAAGCCATTTCTGATGAAAAGCACACATAAATGCAACTGACTTATGCCAAATGAATATCATTGAACCGCTGTGATTTCAAGGCTGATGTTTGTTACTTTGAAATTATTTATAAAACATCAGTTCCATTTTAACAGTAGCCATGAAGTGTGCACTTACTCCTTTGATAAACCTCCGAGGTTTCACCCGAGCACCATCAGCCTATAAAGCTGAACAATAGAAAGCAGAAGGCTTTAGTCCAGTGACTCAAGCTTTGCCCTTTCTGATTTAAACCTGCATTGCTTAGACAGGATCAAAATCATTACCAATTCAAAGTCAAAGACGTGTCCTTCAGCGTGCTGTTTAATCGATAATGTGAAATCTTAAAACAACAGCTCTCAAAACCTGTTATCATTAATCAACATGAGAAAGGCGGTGCCTAAATATCCTCGATTATATCCGTGATTAACTGGTGATTAACCTTCAACGAAAACacttttcaaataaaacacaaatgccGCACATATTgctcaaaaaaacacaacttgaaGAGGAAAGAAACTTGGGGGGAGAATAGGAGCAAACAGGCGACTGTCGTGTTACAAGAATAATCTTCATTAAAATCACAGGCAACAACACCAGGCCAACACGCAGCTCATTGGGAATGCAGTGTGAAAAGAGAGGCCCACGGATTATCACTCCACGTAACTCATGTTTAATTTATCCAGGAGCAATATTGTCAAGAGCCCTACCATTCCAAAGAACTAGAGGCTGATAAAAGCTGCTATACGGCTTAGGGAAGTCCAAAAATAACACAGACTTTGGGTAAAATGGAGAGAACACGCTTGAGAGTAAAAGCATGGGAGACATTTTAGATCTGTTTAGCACAGCTTCACAGCACTGTAATATAGCTGCTTTAGgatcattaatatttcaaaaGAGGACTTTTAAATGGACCCGACGATAAAGTGTTCACACAAGAACCAGACATGATACATTGCACTTAACCTTTGCTCTGATTTGGAACTATTCCACAAAAACCTGCACTTTTTCAGCAGGCCTGTGAATCTTATAATCCTTAAATTTAAGCAATGCGAGCAGATACAACATCGACTTGCATTCGAACTATAAGAAGTGACCTTAAACCAATTTCTATGGTgtgttttcccccccccccctcctcctcctccgcctcctctccgtcctcctcctcctccccatggCTGAGTGAAATGGAATTGCCTCTCACATTCAAAGACAGCTCTAGGAAGGTGATAATAGAGCTACTCCCTGCTGTCTGCAGGCAGGAAATAGGAAAGTGGCATATGGGGCCAGGAACCAAATAGAGAGGAAATGTGACCAGGCAAGAGAAGGAACTAAAGCAAAGGTTAATGATCAGTTCTGAATTCTACAGGGAGGAGAACCATGTTCCAAGTTGAGAGGAGAAATAAATGTGACATGATTTATGTCTCTACCGCTCACATCTCGctgtcacaaacaaacatgctcGAGCCACTTTATTTTCTCTTGACAAACTTTTGCCAACGGTAAcaaatattgtttgtttgtgtgaatatgttttcgttttttttagcAATTTTAATGCTCAATTCATACAGCCGTAAACGTACCACGAGACATCTCATGTTTCAGGCGGTGGcacagagaaaataataaatcacaCAGTGGCACCATTTCACGCTGATTAAAAAGATGAGAAAAACAGACCGTACCGTAAAAATCAAGAAAGAATCCATCTCCACAGCCTCTCTAGCGTGTTCCAACAAGTGTGAACTACTGGCTGGTGTCCTACTGTTGCCCTTACAGCAGCCGCACCAGTCGCCAGCCTGAAGCACATCCAAGAGCCTTCAGGAAGTGATCCACTTTttgaatgagcagaaaagcaaGCGGCTGCACTGTGACTAAATTAGACGCAAGGAAAATAAAGACGATATAAAGTATCGACTAAAacactcagcagcagcagatgtgggTGAAACATGGAGATTGTGGCTGTGAGGGCAACGCAGTGGGTGTGTTATCATTTGGGAGAATATTAGCTTTTACATGTTCTCTATGTTACCACACCTTGGTTAAAAGACTCCATGCTCTTTTACCGCAAAGCCTTTAACCATCAGTTACATCTGCAGTAAAGACATTTATAGCCATTTCCACTCGGTTTGAGGTTCTGATAACATCCCATGCCATTTTATATTATCTGGAGTGGGGGACATCCAGGAAATATCAAGATAAAACTGACTGAACTGACAATCAAATTGTAAGCATAATGTTAAATAAGACCCACATCGACAAATATGCAATAGAGACAAAAATCGTGATGTGTACGAAACACGGTCTGAACACGCGATTCAAATATGTTGCTGGAATACAAACTTGTTGTCGCAACAGCTGGACATTAGAGACAAAGCAACATCACACAGGCCGGCTTTTTCCAGATCTGACAGCTAGATCATTTGAAGCTGACAAGATAACACTTAAATGCAAAGGTGACATGACAGTGTCTTCGGAGCCAGATGGATCGATACTCAGCTTGGCTCGTCAGGATCGGAGCAGTGGTTCTgcagccatgttttttttttttttaaataggctaACACCGCCTCGCACAATGTCTGGTCCCTATTCAATGAGCAGATTTCCTTTCTTATGCTGCAACTGAAATATTGATACATTCAATTTAACAAAATAGCCTAGGAATCCAGTGGAGATTCGCAACATTTCAAtgattatttatacattttataaatgtcTTAATGGCTTTAGTTCCACTTAAAAGGGTCATAATAAAACAGCCGTTTACCTGAAGGGGAATCGGGCGGTTGGCGCCCTGCTGCCACGTCAACGCTGCCGGTCAGGAGGGCGGCGCGGCAGCCAAAGGCTGCTAAGCTAGCTGGTTATGGGACGCTCACATGCAccaacaaaaaaatgcattcaagGCCAGCTCGGCCATCTCAGATTAATTATCTGAGATTACGACACACGCACTCAGGGTGTGTGAAGGgaaggggcaaaaaaaaaagtgttgaatCAGGTGCTTTTCTCCACTGGAAGGGCCTCCCTAAGCTATAACTTGACGTAACAAGTTGTTGTTTGCTGCTATATTAACCTTCTGAAGATCATGTAGAGAAATATTAGGGGACAGTTTGAGCTCCAGAAACGTTCTGTCTGGTGTAGCCATCCAATTACTCCCTCTTCAAGACATCCAGGTGACTGAAAACCTTGGTTTGGTTTAAACTAATTGGTGGCAATAATCACGAGACTGAAATGATCAACGACCTGTCAGCTTATAGTCGCAGTCAAAAGGCGCAGGACGAAAACCTACTTTTCCAAAACGTTCCCCGGCCAAGAAGTCCTGTAGATCAGTTAGAAAAACTCGGCAAGTTGCCTTGGTGACCGTCCAGGCTGCACCGACTGGCAATATCTctacccccctctccccctccaccccctttcGCATCTCAATCTATAACa
The window above is part of the Gasterosteus aculeatus chromosome 16, fGasAcu3.hap1.1, whole genome shotgun sequence genome. Proteins encoded here:
- the tbr1b gene encoding T-box brain protein 1b, encoding MQVENCISPASDLSKKCMNVGSGFSSADGSELSLRDHPIISASDNLERSSPLKKNSREMTNQSEADDFPDSKDASGDVQRGKLSPGLLGVSDIRHNFDGSAGERCIFSPSTQPQSVSAAPGAMFPYPTQHGPAHPAFSIGSPSRYMAHHPVITNGAYNSLLTNTSPQGYPAAGYPYAQQYGHTYQGGAFYQFSTAQAGLIPGKAQVYLCNRALWLKFHRHQTEMIITKQGRRMFPFLSFNISGLDPTAHYNIFVDVILADPNHWRFQGGKWVPCGKADTNVTGNRVYMHPDSPNTGAHWMRQEISFGKLKLTNNKGASNNTGQMVVLQSLHKYQPRLHVVEVNEDGTEDTSQPGRVQTFTFTETQFIAVTAYQNTDITQLKIDHNPFAKGFRDNYDTVYTGCDIDRLTPSPGDSPRSQIVPGARYAMPSSFLQDQFVSTYAKSRFHPGVGTGPGTERSVPLGNSLLSPQQTDEPTVATPPQRWFVTPANNRLDFAASAYDAADFAGNAATLLSYAAAGVKALPLPTAGCSNRALGYYADPSGWGGRTPPQYCGVNSKSSSVFSCWPANSIGGRAGTNYLAEEGDSITTERSPIVGSDESKAKDMTSESSWIETPSSIKSIDSSDSGIFEQAKRRRISPSATPVSETVSPLKSELLAPRECEKNCTKDIGYYSFYPHS